In the Candidatus Omnitrophota bacterium genome, CACGATCTGCGGGAGATATGCCCGTCCAATCCTCGGTCCAGCCCCAAGAATCCGGATCGATCAGATCCCAACGGCCCCGAAGCGCAGCCGTGCTGGGCTCCGTGATAAGGCCTGCCTGATACATTTCTTGTAAGCTCGCCGCCACATCAAAGAGCACTTGGGATTGTCCGTTGATGATGTTCTGGGTGGTCGCAAAAAGATCACGCTGAGACTCCACCAGCTGATTGGAATTGGCGATGGCAATATCACAGCCCTTGGTACAGTCCGTGCAGCGGTTGCACCCCACGGCTACAATTTCGCCGGTTCCCAACATAACCTCGTCAGCACCCAATGCAATAATTTTAAGCACATCCTGAGAGGTCCGAAGTCCTCCGCTAGCTCGAATCTTAACCGTATTTCTTACCCCCTGTTGCACCAGGAATCTGTGGGCATCAACCACGGCCTGTTCCAAGGCCATGGCAATACGGTCTTTGGCGATCTGTGGCGCAGCACCTGTGCCTCCGGCCGTCCCGTCAATTTGAATGACGTCTACACCTGCTTCGACCATTCCCTTACACACGTGGTAAGTATCCACCGGAGTGGGAATTTTCCCGGTGACCACAATTTGAGGGTTGAGGGCCCTAAACCAGTCCACATGCTTACGGTGGTCTTCAATGGAATACACGTTATGAAAGGGGAAGGGGCTGTCCAAATCAATGCCTTCAGAGGTTCCACGATAAGTACTTACAGGCTCCCTATTTTTAGAACCCGGGAGTTTTCCGCCCAAGCCAGGCTTTGCTCCTTGCCCGTACTTGATCACCACCTCTTTTGCCGTGCGAATCCGATGAGCCAATTCATCCAAGTCTTTGAACTGAGACCAAGTGTTCTCATCCAGAACCAGCACATCATAATCTTCCGCCAGCGTATCCTCCTTGACTCCGAAAAACCCAGTTGCCACTTGTGTGGCAATCCAACGTCCACTGCGCCTGAGAAGGTATTGAATCAGACGGGTATTTTTTTGGAACCCGGGCACAACTCTTGTGGAAAACACATTGGGCAAACTCTGCAACAAACCTCCCTCACCACTGCCCATATGTGCCTGGAGAATAGCCGCCGCAAGATTTCTAGCAAACCACAGTTTGTATCCGATGGATCCCACGGACATATCAGCAAAATGGAGGATACTGCGAGGAACTATCTTCTCGGCGGGTTCCCGCACTGTTTCGCCGTTCTTAACAACTTCCTTGGGCTGAGCATGTTGGTTTTCCCATCCCGGTGACAGGTTAACGGGTTTGGGCTCCCGTCTGTCCCCCTCCATCCTTTTCTGACCGTCAATCCACTCGGCATATGCATCAATATCGATAAGACCTGTCTCTGGATTGACGAACTGCAGACGGCGCTCTGCGCTCAGTTCTTCTAAAGAAACAGACCTTCCCAGAGACACGCCTTCGCCGTCTGTGCGTTGAACCCGAACCCATTGCAGGTTATCCAAACTTCCCGCCCCAATATCCTGCCCTGTGTCCACGCGTTCCGTCCCGTAGCGGTCTCGAAGCTGCGCATAAGTCCATTCACCGCTGGCGAGCTTATACCAGCTCTGCAGAAGATCCTTGGTCCAACGCTTATCGCCCTTGAGCTCGTGCACCACTCGGAAGGCTTCCCCCCAACCCACAGTCAACCGCTCCTCGGGCTCCGCCACACTCCGCACCAGCCTTAACAAACCGCGAGCCGTCCAGGTATTGGCCCGCATCAGTTCCCCCTCTGCCTCCAACAATGCCGCGTTAACTTTTTGGGAACGCTTGGCGTGATCCGGATTGGTCACGGTGTCGTGGAGTTTAAGTTCTTGCTCTCTCAAATCGATCAACCGGCCCCGGTCCCCGACAATACGCCGGACATCCCTCACCCCAAATGCTCCCAAGACTTCCTGGAATTGGTCCAGCCAGGAATGGGTGAGATTGTGCAGCCTCTCCACCCCCTCATCAATATTGAACGGCTCAATGCGCTCACGTCCTTCTCGATCCAAACGAGGCATCTCATGGTCAAGCGCTACGAGCGGAGTACGATCTGCCACTACGGCCGTAGCCCCTAGCATCATAGTCACCCCAATGTCCGCCGCTTGCTTGATACCCCCGCTCGCAATAATCGGAACCTGCTGGTGCCTGCCTTCGGACTTCAATGCCTCGTATACCGTGGGAATTAACCGCGCAGTTTCATAATCGGTTGCCGCTGCGTTAAAGGGCGATTTGATGTGCAAAATATCCGCCCCGGCATTAGCAAAGGCCAAAGCCCTTTGAGCAATCATTTCATGATCAGTCCCAACCCTCGGCTGCAAGAGGATAGAGATTTGGGGTAATCGAGCCGGAGAGACTTCCGCTTCCGCAGGAAAACCCCGCACAATACGCTGGAGCGCCTTAGCCTGGTTCAAAACCTCGGCAACGGACCTTTGAGAGTCCTCCCCATACTGATCATCATCCACAATTTCGATCATGGGCAGCTTAGCCAAAACCGTATCAAAACCCGGGAAATCATTCTGCCGCTTCCTCACCTCATCCAGAGCCCGCCCCAGGGATCCACCTCGAACGCGCAAAGAAATGTTTTCCGCATAAGGCATGAGCGCTTCGTAATTGCGGATAAAGTCCTCAATCTCAATTAAGACCAGGGATCCTTCCAAGTAAGCACTCCGGGCCATGATTTCCGCCACCTCCCCGGTGCGCTGCTGGGCAAGGCCGGTACCATCCGCAGAACGCGTTCCCTCAATCACAGGCACTTCAAACAGAAGTGGCATATTGAGATGAACGCCCTGCATACGCGTGATCATTCCCGGAAATCGACCTCCCAAGATTTGACGGAGCCGGTCATAAACTTGAAAGGCCAGGCGCCGGCCCAGCGAAAGGCGAAAACTGATGGATTCTCTCAGGCCATCGCGAGTCGGACGCACAATCACAGAAAGGTCAAACACAAAACGATTCAGACCTGCCCATCGCTCATTGACCGGAGGGGCTTCGTCCACTTCGGCGGGATTCAGGCCAGCGGCCAAACGCAAATGCTGCTCTCGAGCACTAAAAGGAATCTCGACTTCGCGGTCGCGCATGAGCCAACGGCGCCAGGCTGTGGTGCGCACCCGGGCATGCACAGAGGCTGTACCCATTCCGCTTTTCAGCGAAGTAATGCTATTCGCTTCTTCCGTAATGCGAGCAATTTCTGCCGGCTCATAATCCGCACCCCAGAGCTCCAAGAAATATTCGTCCGGCTCGATATGAATCGCGCCATGCGGCAGACCATGCACAGTTCCGGCCGGGCAGTTCTTAGCACATTTCTGACATGCCGTGCATCCCACATCCCCGGATTGAGCTTCTACTTGGGTGACTTCTTCAAAGAACTCGACGGAGTCCCCAGTCTGATAGGGCAAATCCTGATCCGCACTCACGTTGAAGCTCACCGTGGCCACAGCCGCGGCCCCTTTGTAACGGCGAACCAGCGGAACACTCCCCTCCGCCCCTTGGATGCCCACAGTACTCAATCGCCGCACATGCTTGCGCTCATTTCTCTGCAAAACACGTACAGAATCCCCTCTGAGCGCCGCCAACTCCTCAACCGACACCCCTTCCAAGACCACCTGTGCGCGCACCGTTCCTTGTTCACGGGAAAAGACTTCCTCCACTTCCACAAAGCCCTGGCCCCGGTTCTTAGGTTGGCGAATCTCAGCAATCCTAACGGCACGACCCTCGCCAATCTCCAAGAAGGTACCCCAAGCCAAGCGGCCGTTCTCCAATTCAACATCCAGAACAACGTTTCCGTCTTCTTCATCAATCTGCATTCCAGACACAGTAACCCGGCCCACTTCTTGCACAAGACCCTTTACTTCATCCTGAGAAGTCTGCCACGCGTTCTCCCGCCAATCCCTTACAAACCCGGCGCGCGCCACATGCCCTTGCTCCACAAAAACATCCATTTCCACCGTATTCCCGTTGCGCCGAACATTCTGCACCATGCCGCGGCCCACGGATTCCAGAGATCTCTCGCCATTGCGAACTTGAGGCAGGTTATTGGGGAGAGTACCTCCGTGCTTTTTGAACCAACGCGCAGGAATGCGGCCCCCGGTAGCCCTCAGGAGTTCGTCCAAAGTGACCATTTTCCGGCGATCCGGATCCTCAGGGTGCTGAATGCGCTCCGCGACCTTCGGGTCGTCAATGCCGCACAACGTACAGTTAATACAAATGCTTTCATCCACATGCACTTGCCACTGGGGAAATTGGCTCAGCGGCGGTGCGTGAATGCTGGATGAGGGATCCACGGGTGTTCCTCGCGCACCGTACAAATCCTCCATAGCCATTTGAACACCCGGATGATTTCTCAAAGCATCTCCAAAAAGCCGGATCGCATCGTCTACGGGGTATCCCTCAGCACGCAGCTGCTGTTCAAGCGCATCGTAAGCAACCAGTTCTTTGGACTCGCCCACGCCCAAGACTTCTCCATAATTGGCCAGCAGTTGATCCCCAATCGGGCAGATATGCTCTTGTTCAGCCACACCGCAGCGCAAGCAGGCCACAAAACTAAAGAGCTCATCAAAGGTAAGTTTCTGCCCCGACAAATGCTTGCGCATCAAACGTAAACGGCCCTCAGGAGTCACATCAAAGGCCCGTTTCATGAGCCAAGGATCCCGGGAGTTCATCATGATTTGCGCAATCGGGCACACGGTAGTACACGCACTGCACCGGATACAGGTCTCCTGCTCCGCCCAAAGCTCTTCCACATACCGCACCAATTCCTTGCCACCGACTCTGCGGCTCCAATCAATCGTGCGGATAACGCTATTGCGCACAGGTGCCAGCATTACGGTGAATCTATAAGCCGTCATTAAGGTCCAACCCAATGGACCAAAGGCAAATCGTGAAGGCAAATTGCGCCCGCGCGTCTTCATTTCCGTAACCTTGCCCGGATTCATGATGTTATCGGGGTCGTATTCCTTACGCGCATTCTGAAGCCGATGCATGTGCTCCTGCCCAAGCGCTCTTCTGAGGAAGTCGGTAAAGAACAGACCATGACCATAAGGCCGCGCCTCATGAAACAAGACAGCAGCAAGCATATTGACCTTGGTAATCACGGCATCCATATGGAAGGAGAGAAAATCCCGGCTATCGCTCAAGAACTCCGGGGAAACCATGGCTTCATAACCCGTGACATTCCCTGCGGCATCGTGCACCGCAGTCACATAGGCCTTGCCATGAATCTCGAGATGTTGCGGTCGCTCCAGAGTCTCGTTGTAGCGGACTAAGCCCTGAATCAGCTCATCTGGATTCCCGATCTCAGAAATCTGGGAGACGTCAATCAACAGATACTCCCTTCCCGACACTGCCTGGCCCATACTCGCTTGAGGATTAGTGCTGAGCACTACGGGCCTGCCAAATCTCTGCGCTGTCCGCACAATGAAATCAATTTGAGTAGCATCATTCACCCGAATGCGAAGGTCCGCTTGACGACTGCGGCCAAAGAATTTGCGCCCTCGGCGGGCAGCCCTCGGAAGCACGGCCTCAATTTCCTGGGCATCCATTTTCTCAACCGTTACTTCGGGCACTCGCCTCAACAGAGGCGCCCAATCCCTGGTCTGTCCAGTGACCTCTGACCGAAGAATGGAGTAGCTGTCTAATTCCTCCTCCAAGCGCAACATCAGCTCACCTCGCCTCTCGGGCCTAAAATTGGATTTCCCTTCCCTTGGCAGTGCCCTGAGCTCTTCGAGAATGTTTTGAATGGCACGCTGCTTTCCAACCAAGACATCACTTCCCGGACTGACTGGGATTTCTTGGCTCTCGGAAATCTGAGCCACAGCCAAGAGCTCTGCCTTTCTGTAAAGTTCAATCTGACGGTTTAGCAGAGAGAGCTGATCCTGCCTCCAATTGGGGCTTTGTCGGTGAAGTGGAGTTTGGAGAAATTCCAACGTGATTTTGAGCGAGGCTTTAAGACCATTCAAGGCGGAATCCGATTCGAGGATAGGGAGTGGCTGGCTCAAAATGTGTTCAGCCACTGCTAGAGTGTCCAGCTCAACGCCCAAGTCCGGAGCGGCAGGCGCTCGCGGAAGGCGGCGCAGGGTGCGCAAACCACGCGTCATTCGATTCACTTGCCCCAAGTAACCGGAAACCCTGTCCAGAGGCATGACCACTTCACTCGTGTACATATCGCCTAAGTTCCTAGCCTTCATGGGACGTAAACGTTCGTCCCACTTGTCAAAAGCCTCTTGCCAACCAGCAAGAGTCGGGGAAGCAATCCGGGGAGTAATTCCTGCATAGCCCGCAATGCGCTCATGTCGAACGGAATTTTGGTGCTTGAATACGAAGTACAGAAAGTGATCTCCCAGGGCACCGATCTTTCTCAAACCGGGCTGGGTCAAGGCTCCTTTGAGGGCAGCCCAGAAACTAACCTTGCGGATCCGAGGTGACTTTGCATAATCTTCGAAATACTCATCAAACTGTTGGGCCTGCTCAGCGTCATCGAAATTCAGAAGCACTTGATGCTCTGGGCCTGACTCTCCGTGGTGCTGCTCGTACATCACGTGCGTGGGATCCATGCCCGGTTTTTTTGTCACTTCCTGTACAAAGGCCATGGCTTCCTCCCCGCTCTCAAAACGGGCGAGTCGGGGACTCGCCCCCTGCATGCGGTGTAAGCGAAGCTGTACCTCGAGGATGATTCCAAAACGACCGCCTGTGCCCACAAAGTCTTGAAGGCGCGGATCCCCGCGCTTGAGCTCTTCAATTTTTCCGGCCCCGGTAAGTACACGCATGGACTCGATGGCTTGGAGTGCACTGCCATAGCGGTAGTTGTTGATGCCCAAACCACCCACACCCGGTTCTCCATTGGAAATCCAACCGGCCACACCCCCCGCTGGATTGCTGGGGCAATGATTGTCCAGACTCAAACGATGCAGTTCTTGATCGCGAATAGCATCCAAACGCTTCAGCGAAGCAGGCCCTCCTTGAAGAGCCAAAATAAAATTATTCAGTCCATCATCTAATTTCTTTTTTTGACGCACATACTGCTTCAGAAGCTCTTCCACTGCTGCGTAATCGAGACCATAGGTCTCTTTGAAGGCCTGCCCGGCCGGTGTGGAAAGGCCCACACCGACGACATTGCGCATAATCTCTTCCACCGCATCATCGACTACAGCGCGGTTGTGCTCATCCAATTTTGCCTGAATGACATCAAAGGTCGCAGTGGGCCCCACAGTAAGAATCATACGATCAGACTGCCCCGGCTCGATCTGGATCGCCTCCACTTTGATGGAATTCAGCTCAAAAAGATCTAGCACCAGATTCCTCTTGGAAGGGTCCGTAGGAATGGCCCCACCCAAAGCCGCACTCGCACGACCCCGGGGAATAAGATTGATGTGATGCGCACGCGCAAACTGAACGATGCGAATCAGGTCGTCTTCACTTCGAACACGCACAGCAGCATCCGGTTTGGTGTCATAGACCAGATTAAAGGCACTGGGCATCTTGGCCAGGTCCTGGTTGTATACCTGTAGGAGAGCCATCGGGTCTGTCAAAATCTGGGAGTCTCTGAGGTGTCCGGCCAAAGAATCCAGCAAGTCCTGCCACTCAGGATCGAGTTCCGTCTCTCTCTGTCGAGGCGGGGCAAACTTTGCCAACCTTTCATCGCCAAGAACCTTATCCCAGTAACTCTCAACCTTTCCTCCCATCTCCTCTTCAGTGCCTTCGCCCACTAGATCCAGAAGCCGGGTGCCGCTGAATAAGGCATCCTGAACTGCTTCAATTGTTGGATCACTTGTCTCTTGAAGGCGGCGGTCCAATTCATCAAAAACTGCAGCATTTGTGAGCTCTGAAAATTCCGGATAATGACTCCACACAAAGTCAATGATAAGCGCCTGAGCTTCAGCACTAAATTCCTTGGTCAGAGCGTCTGAATAGAGGGATTGATTGATCGTCCGGACCAAATCTATGAGGGCCAAGAGGGCGCTTGAATCGGAATCCCCCGACAAGTATTTCACCAACAGACTTGTGGCCTGCAGCTCTGCCTCTGACAAAGCACTCATTAATCGTACGCTTTCCCCCAGAGTCTCGGCCGCCTGCAACAAATCTACTGCGGAATTGGCGGACTCAGAGTGCTGCCCCTGCTCCGGCTCCTTAACACCCCCAAAAATCAAATTGTCCAAGAGTACTTGAAGCGATTCTCGAGTAAGGTCCGAACCCAGAAGTCCTTGTAACTCGGCGAACAGCCCCCCCGGTAAGGATGCAGGCTCAGGAGCATTGAGTAATTCGGGGTGCCCATCCAAAATCAAAGGATGCCGGCCGTTCTCGGGAACGCTTGCTGAGTTCTCCCCGGCGGATTCCAACTGCTGTGGCAATCCCCAAAGCTCTGTCTCCAGTTGCGAAAGAATCTGCAAATAGCGCGGAATGATCTGCGGATCTGTGAAATAGGGTCTGGACGAATTCGCATCCGCTGCGATTCTCTCTCGAAGAAGGCCGTGCCATTCCCTTAGCCTTATTGCTCTTTGAGTCTGTGATAGCTCTCCGAACATCTCAAGCACCACCTCTGCCTGTTGTCGGATGATACCGGCAAATCCTTCAGGATCTAATGCCGGGTTTGCTGCCAACAAATGCATCGTGGCCAGGGAATCCGCACGAGCCACGCTGGCAAAAGTGTTCTGAGGCTTTGCGGCACCAACGTCATACGCCAACATCCTCTCCAAATACAGATCCGGGCCGGCAAACTGCGTGACGCGGGGGGCGACGACCACATAGGAGATTCCCCGGCGGGCGAGGAGTTCGGTGATGCCCTCGGTGTGGAAACCGCCGGTGAGAAGCACAGCATCCCCTTCCTTCATCCACGCCAAAGTATTGCTCACCAGAGATTCATTGCGCGCCTCGGCCACTTGATAGAAACCTTCGGCGCCATCGGCCCAAGACTTCCAGGCCGTCAATGCCTGCTCGCACACTGTCTTGGAAAGCTCCACCCCGCAGCGCTGAGCCAGGGTCTCGGCTGTCTTGCACAATTGCCCGGGATCGAGCTGAGCCCGCTTCTCCTGGTACTTGCGCCACTCTTCCGGAGCCGCATCCCCCTCCAAGACACTCATCAAAAGCCCCACGTTCTGGCCCAACGCGTAAACCTGCTGTTCTTCCTCGCTGCGCAGCAGGCCCGCCAAAACGCGCGCCTCCAATTCCTGCGACTGCGCCAGAACTTGCTCGGGCTGCAGCTTTTCGGAAAGCCGGTGGAATTCCGCGGCCTTGAGGATCTGCGGATACTCCGAAGGCGCCAGCCCCTCTTCCGCGATCCAATCTTGCAGCACCACCGCCAGCTCCCCGGCCGCCAAACGTCCCCCGGCTGCGCCCGCAGCCGCCTTCATCAAATCCTGTACCCCCTCTTCGCCGGCCCGGGCCTTGATCAGTCTTGCCAACAGAGACCGCGTTTCCTCTTTATAGAGGGCTGCTTCGAGTTCAGGTTGCAGTTTCTGAACTTGGGCAAAGGCCCATACGGCCGGATACTGACTCTCCAAGTCCAGCCCCATTGCCCCGGCCAAACCTGAGAGCAACCGAACGTATTCAGTCATACTGCCTTCCGCGGTTGCCCTGCCCGCGATCGCTCGCAAAAGCTCAAGAGCCTTGGGGCTTAGCGTGGCCTCCTGGATTGCCTCCACCTGCGCGCTCAGGGCCTCCATATCCGCCACCCACTCCGCAGGCACCGTGTGCATTTGCCGGAAATACAGATAGTCCTCGATGTATTGCTCGCGATTCTCAACGCCGTACAAATCCAAGGGCAGCTGCCACGCAATCGAGGCCTTTTCCGGCCCTGTAATGATCGCCTGGTTCAGGGCCTGTTCCGCCCAGCGTTGGCGCACTCCGCCGTCCGGGATAGAGCTAAAGAAGAACGTGAGGATCGGGCCCGCGCTTCCCTCCAAGGCCACCTGCTTCACTCCGTGGGCCTGGTTCAAGTACTTCAGAATCTGCGCAATATTTTCCTGGGCCTCGGGGTGCGCATGCACATCCTGGATATAGACCACCACTTGCGAAGAACCCGGAAAGATCTGGCGCTCCACCACACGCCCCAGCTCAGCCGGCAGATCCACGCTGGCCGGATCCAGGGGGAGAGGCCCGGCCCCATGCGCAGACGCAATGCGGCTGTAGCTGGAGTCATTGCGGTGTTGTATGTCAGTTGGATTTGCGGCCGTGCGGCCTGAGGTCTGAATCTGAGAAATGTTGCGTTTGGAAAAAAAGGAGCGTTGGGGCGCGGCCCAACTGATATCCAAACTTGTGAGAAGAAAGATTTGCGCAATCACCAAGCCTGCCAGCCGGAAGGCTAAATAATGCCCCCTCCGGGGCAGGCCACAGCACTTAGAGTCCTTGGCCATGCTTCCCCCTTTTAAAAATGAACGTATCTGCTTGGAAATGGGCTTAGAAGAAACTGCTGGAGAAGGGATGAATGAATCGCAAGTGGTTCTTCTGCAAACCCTAAGAGAAGACTACCATTTTCCGGGAGATCTTACAAGGATATGGAATCATTTATTAGTACCTGATATTTTGTGTTTTCAACCACTTAGGGGAAAATTGAGGATCTTAGATAAGCGGTTGCTGTGCAGAGTCTTAGAAACACGACCGCGAAAAGTTAAAAACTTTTTTTGTCCGGGAAAAGGGGCTTTAGACCGCCACTTCTTCCGGCTCGATTTCGGGCTCAAAACCGGCCTTGCGGATCACCTGACAGGTCTCTTTCAGGCTCTGGCCCCCGGTCGTCAAGTAGCCCTCGGCAAAAACGGAGTTGGCAGGATAGAAGACCCATTTTTCATACTCGCCGGTGTACGTGATTTCCCGCCCGCCCGCGGCCCGGATTTCAGCCTTGGGGCTTGTGAGGCGAAACAAACACAGGGCGCGCAGGCCGCGCTCGGGGTCCATACGGGGTTGGTCCTGAAGCGGGGTGCCCTCCATGGGGTGCAAGGTGTTCACGGGCAAAGAACGCACATTGAACTGCCGGAGTGTGAGGGCCATGTCCACGATATCCCCGTCCTCCTCGCCCATCCCAATGATGCCCCCGCTGCAGATATTGAGGCCCGCTTCCTGCACATATCTCAGGGTCCGGAAACGGTCCGCATAGGTGTGCGTGGTACAGATTTGAGGATAAAAGCGTTCGCTGGTATTGAGGTTGTGATTGATCCAGCCCGCACCCGCCTTTTTGAGTTCCAGCACTTGTTCCTTGGTAATTAAACCCACGCTGCAACAAATCTCCAAGTGCTTCCATTTCTGTTTGATGCGGCGCGCGGCTTCGGCCAAGTGCTCCACATCCTTATCTGTGGGCCCGCGATTGCTGATCACCATACAATAGCGCTTGGCTCCGGCCTCAACCGTGGCCCGCGCACCCTCCACCAACGAATCCAAGCTCTGCATGGGGTATTTCTCAATCGGGGCCTTCGAGACCTTGGATTGGGAACAGTAGCTGCAGTCCTCCCCGCACAGGCCGCTGCGCGCGTTCTTTAAAACAGCTACCTTGACCCGGCGGCCGAAATAATGCTCACGCACTTGGAGCGAGGCATTCAGCAGGTCTTTAAACTGATTTGGAGGTGTTCGGAGAATTTGCAGGCCTTCCTTCTTGCTGAGGGCCCGGCCCTTGAGAATTTCCTCTGCGAGTGTTTTTAGATTTAGGTTCATCGTTTGATTCCTGAGAGGCTCACTTGTAAGTCTTGAACGCTGTCCGCGGCCAAGAAGGCTTCTTCCTGTGAAATACTTCCTTCCCTAATCAGCTTGACCAAAGATTGCCGAAAACTGCACATGCCCGCGTCTGCTCCATCTTCCATGAGTGGAGTAATGTCCCCCAGCCGCCCTTCCT is a window encoding:
- a CDS encoding FAD-binding protein, producing the protein MAKDSKCCGLPRRGHYLAFRLAGLVIAQIFLLTSLDISWAAPQRSFFSKRNISQIQTSGRTAANPTDIQHRNDSSYSRIASAHGAGPLPLDPASVDLPAELGRVVERQIFPGSSQVVVYIQDVHAHPEAQENIAQILKYLNQAHGVKQVALEGSAGPILTFFFSSIPDGGVRQRWAEQALNQAIITGPEKASIAWQLPLDLYGVENREQYIEDYLYFRQMHTVPAEWVADMEALSAQVEAIQEATLSPKALELLRAIAGRATAEGSMTEYVRLLSGLAGAMGLDLESQYPAVWAFAQVQKLQPELEAALYKEETRSLLARLIKARAGEEGVQDLMKAAAGAAGGRLAAGELAVVLQDWIAEEGLAPSEYPQILKAAEFHRLSEKLQPEQVLAQSQELEARVLAGLLRSEEEQQVYALGQNVGLLMSVLEGDAAPEEWRKYQEKRAQLDPGQLCKTAETLAQRCGVELSKTVCEQALTAWKSWADGAEGFYQVAEARNESLVSNTLAWMKEGDAVLLTGGFHTEGITELLARRGISYVVVAPRVTQFAGPDLYLERMLAYDVGAAKPQNTFASVARADSLATMHLLAANPALDPEGFAGIIRQQAEVVLEMFGELSQTQRAIRLREWHGLLRERIAADANSSRPYFTDPQIIPRYLQILSQLETELWGLPQQLESAGENSASVPENGRHPLILDGHPELLNAPEPASLPGGLFAELQGLLGSDLTRESLQVLLDNLIFGGVKEPEQGQHSESANSAVDLLQAAETLGESVRLMSALSEAELQATSLLVKYLSGDSDSSALLALIDLVRTINQSLYSDALTKEFSAEAQALIIDFVWSHYPEFSELTNAAVFDELDRRLQETSDPTIEAVQDALFSGTRLLDLVGEGTEEEMGGKVESYWDKVLGDERLAKFAPPRQRETELDPEWQDLLDSLAGHLRDSQILTDPMALLQVYNQDLAKMPSAFNLVYDTKPDAAVRVRSEDDLIRIVQFARAHHINLIPRGRASAALGGAIPTDPSKRNLVLDLFELNSIKVEAIQIEPGQSDRMILTVGPTATFDVIQAKLDEHNRAVVDDAVEEIMRNVVGVGLSTPAGQAFKETYGLDYAAVEELLKQYVRQKKKLDDGLNNFILALQGGPASLKRLDAIRDQELHRLSLDNHCPSNPAGGVAGWISNGEPGVGGLGINNYRYGSALQAIESMRVLTGAGKIEELKRGDPRLQDFVGTGGRFGIILEVQLRLHRMQGASPRLARFESGEEAMAFVQEVTKKPGMDPTHVMYEQHHGESGPEHQVLLNFDDAEQAQQFDEYFEDYAKSPRIRKVSFWAALKGALTQPGLRKIGALGDHFLYFVFKHQNSVRHERIAGYAGITPRIASPTLAGWQEAFDKWDERLRPMKARNLGDMYTSEVVMPLDRVSGYLGQVNRMTRGLRTLRRLPRAPAAPDLGVELDTLAVAEHILSQPLPILESDSALNGLKASLKITLEFLQTPLHRQSPNWRQDQLSLLNRQIELYRKAELLAVAQISESQEIPVSPGSDVLVGKQRAIQNILEELRALPREGKSNFRPERRGELMLRLEEELDSYSILRSEVTGQTRDWAPLLRRVPEVTVEKMDAQEIEAVLPRAARRGRKFFGRSRQADLRIRVNDATQIDFIVRTAQRFGRPVVLSTNPQASMGQAVSGREYLLIDVSQISEIGNPDELIQGLVRYNETLERPQHLEIHGKAYVTAVHDAAGNVTGYEAMVSPEFLSDSRDFLSFHMDAVITKVNMLAAVLFHEARPYGHGLFFTDFLRRALGQEHMHRLQNARKEYDPDNIMNPGKVTEMKTRGRNLPSRFAFGPLGWTLMTAYRFTVMLAPVRNSVIRTIDWSRRVGGKELVRYVEELWAEQETCIRCSACTTVCPIAQIMMNSRDPWLMKRAFDVTPEGRLRLMRKHLSGQKLTFDELFSFVACLRCGVAEQEHICPIGDQLLANYGEVLGVGESKELVAYDALEQQLRAEGYPVDDAIRLFGDALRNHPGVQMAMEDLYGARGTPVDPSSSIHAPPLSQFPQWQVHVDESICINCTLCGIDDPKVAERIQHPEDPDRRKMVTLDELLRATGGRIPARWFKKHGGTLPNNLPQVRNGERSLESVGRGMVQNVRRNGNTVEMDVFVEQGHVARAGFVRDWRENAWQTSQDEVKGLVQEVGRVTVSGMQIDEEDGNVVLDVELENGRLAWGTFLEIGEGRAVRIAEIRQPKNRGQGFVEVEEVFSREQGTVRAQVVLEGVSVEELAALRGDSVRVLQRNERKHVRRLSTVGIQGAEGSVPLVRRYKGAAAVATVSFNVSADQDLPYQTGDSVEFFEEVTQVEAQSGDVGCTACQKCAKNCPAGTVHGLPHGAIHIEPDEYFLELWGADYEPAEIARITEEANSITSLKSGMGTASVHARVRTTAWRRWLMRDREVEIPFSAREQHLRLAAGLNPAEVDEAPPVNERWAGLNRFVFDLSVIVRPTRDGLRESISFRLSLGRRLAFQVYDRLRQILGGRFPGMITRMQGVHLNMPLLFEVPVIEGTRSADGTGLAQQRTGEVAEIMARSAYLEGSLVLIEIEDFIRNYEALMPYAENISLRVRGGSLGRALDEVRKRQNDFPGFDTVLAKLPMIEIVDDDQYGEDSQRSVAEVLNQAKALQRIVRGFPAEAEVSPARLPQISILLQPRVGTDHEMIAQRALAFANAGADILHIKSPFNAAATDYETARLIPTVYEALKSEGRHQQVPIIASGGIKQAADIGVTMMLGATAVVADRTPLVALDHEMPRLDREGRERIEPFNIDEGVERLHNLTHSWLDQFQEVLGAFGVRDVRRIVGDRGRLIDLREQELKLHDTVTNPDHAKRSQKVNAALLEAEGELMRANTWTARGLLRLVRSVAEPEERLTVGWGEAFRVVHELKGDKRWTKDLLQSWYKLASGEWTYAQLRDRYGTERVDTGQDIGAGSLDNLQWVRVQRTDGEGVSLGRSVSLEELSAERRLQFVNPETGLIDIDAYAEWIDGQKRMEGDRREPKPVNLSPGWENQHAQPKEVVKNGETVREPAEKIVPRSILHFADMSVGSIGYKLWFARNLAAAILQAHMGSGEGGLLQSLPNVFSTRVVPGFQKNTRLIQYLLRRSGRWIATQVATGFFGVKEDTLAEDYDVLVLDENTWSQFKDLDELAHRIRTAKEVVIKYGQGAKPGLGGKLPGSKNREPVSTYRGTSEGIDLDSPFPFHNVYSIEDHRKHVDWFRALNPQIVVTGKIPTPVDTYHVCKGMVEAGVDVIQIDGTAGGTGAAPQIAKDRIAMALEQAVVDAHRFLVQQGVRNTVKIRASGGLRTSQDVLKIIALGADEVMLGTGEIVAVGCNRCTDCTKGCDIAIANSNQLVESQRDLFATTQNIINGQSQVLFDVAASLQEMYQAGLITEPSTAALRGRWDLIDPDSWGWTEDWTGISPADR
- the bioB gene encoding biotin synthase BioB, which produces MNLNLKTLAEEILKGRALSKKEGLQILRTPPNQFKDLLNASLQVREHYFGRRVKVAVLKNARSGLCGEDCSYCSQSKVSKAPIEKYPMQSLDSLVEGARATVEAGAKRYCMVISNRGPTDKDVEHLAEAARRIKQKWKHLEICCSVGLITKEQVLELKKAGAGWINHNLNTSERFYPQICTTHTYADRFRTLRYVQEAGLNICSGGIIGMGEEDGDIVDMALTLRQFNVRSLPVNTLHPMEGTPLQDQPRMDPERGLRALCLFRLTSPKAEIRAAGGREITYTGEYEKWVFYPANSVFAEGYLTTGGQSLKETCQVIRKAGFEPEIEPEEVAV